The following nucleotide sequence is from Dehalococcoidia bacterium.
CGTCTGTTACCATCGGCAACGTTACGAACGGACATAATCGCTGAACACTTAGGCGGACATTTTCCCTGGACGGCGACATTGCCTGCGTTCTCCCTAATTTCTGCCGAACTTGAAGAAATGCTCCCTTCGGATTTTGAAGAGAGACTCGACGAAGTCGTCGCTGAGAACGACCAGTCCCTCGTTCCTTTCCTGGTAGAGATATCACGGTTCATGCCGACCAGCAGGTCGAGTGAGCTTGTTGGGGAGGCGCTTCGGGACCTGACGGGTCAGAACTATGACAGCGACGACTGGGAAGCGTGGATGGACTGGGTGGGCCAGAACATCGACCAGTATGAGCCTCCTTCGGAGTATGCCACCTGGAAGGCGGACTTCTATGCCGCCATCGACCCGAGAATGGGGCAAGCTTTACGATCTGCCAGGGGAATTCTCCAGGATCGACCTGACAGAAGTCGTATGGGGTGGAGTCTATACTGACGGTATCCCTGATCTCTGGAATCCACGCACGATTACGCCTGCTGAGGCCGACTACATATGGCCCGGAGACAGAGTTCTCGGAGTGAACATCAACGGCGAGACCAAGGCGTATCCCTTACGCATAGTCAATGCCCACGAGATGGTCAACGACACGGTTGGAGGCGAGCCGATCTCGCTGATGTGGTGAACGCTTTGCGGGACCGGAGTCGTGTATTCCTCGAAGATAGACGGAGGGCCCACCACATTTGGAACGTCGGGGCTGCTCTATCGCTCCAACAAGCTGATGTACGACCGCCTGACGAAGACCCTTTGGAGTTCCCTGGTTGGCAGGCCGGTAATCGGCAAGCTTGCAATGAGGGACGACCTGGTTCTTGACTACTTCCCAGTCGCCTTGACCACCTGGCGGGAGTGGCTTGAAGAGCATCCGTACACCGGCATCATCTCCGATGACACCGGCTATTATCCTCACTGGATGTACGAGCCTGAGCATGAAACTAGGTCCTTCTACTACTCATACCGCGCAATCTCGAGCACCATGTTTCCGGTGTGGAACCGGGATGATCGGCTCAAAGTGAAGGACGAGGTACTGGCCCTCAGCGAAGGTGACAGCCACAAGGCATATCCGATACGCGACCTGAACGAGATGAGACTGGTCAACGACGTCATCGGCGAAACGGAGATCGTCATTCTGGCGTCATCTAAATCGTCTGACGCCCGTGTCTTCGAGCGAAAGGGCAGACAGTTCGCCCTGGACTCAGATGAACAGACACCAGCGGTCCCTAAGTCAATAATTGATCAGGACGGGCAGACTTGGAGAGTGTTTGACGTCTGCCTGATAGCACCAGATGGAGAAATCCTGGAGAGACTGCCTTCTTACGTCTCCTTCTGGTTCGGCTGGTACGCTTTCCACCCCGACACGCTTCTATACGAGCCCGATTAGAGAT
It contains:
- a CDS encoding DUF3179 domain-containing protein, which encodes MPPSTREWGKLYDLPGEFSRIDLTEVVWGGVYTDGIPDLWNPRTITPAEADYIWPGDRVLGVNINGETKAYPLRIVNAHEMVNDTVGGEPISLMW
- a CDS encoding DUF3179 domain-containing protein, whose translation is MYSSKIDGGPTTFGTSGLLYRSNKLMYDRLTKTLWSSLVGRPVIGKLAMRDDLVLDYFPVALTTWREWLEEHPYTGIISDDTGYYPHWMYEPEHETRSFYYSYRAISSTMFPVWNRDDRLKVKDEVLALSEGDSHKAYPIRDLNEMRLVNDVIGETEIVILASSKSSDARVFERKGRQFALDSDEQTPAVPKSIIDQDGQTWRVFDVCLIAPDGEILERLPSYVSFWFGWYAFHPDTLLYEPD